AGGGTCCTTCAAAAGGCCACGGGCCGTCCGTCTCCACCATCACCTGGTCAGTCGGATAGACGCGGGCCAGATCGATAATTTCTTCTTCATATAGAATATCAGGAGTGAATGACACGTAATAACCGGATTCAGCCATTCTTGCAATCGTCGTAGCCGATCCTTTGAACCAGTGGAAATGCGCCTTCTTAATCTCATATTGCTCCAGAAGATCACAGACTCGGTCGGCATCGTCATATACGGCATGTAAGACAACCGGTTTATTATGCTTCTTCGCGAATTGCAGCATGAGCTCCAACAGTTGGATGTGCGGCTCCAGGTCAAAGGATTTCCCCTGCTCGGTAGCCTCCAGCCGTGAATAGTAAGGTAAACCGACCTCACCGACCGCAATCATCTCTGCGGTATGATCCTCCATCCATTGTAGCAGCAGCTGCAGCTCGTCCTCGGAAGGTACATTCTGTTCCGGATGATAGCCAAAGGCCGGGTATAGAAATCCAGGATTTGATTTGGCGAGCTTCCGATTCTCCTGACTGGATTCCAGATCCTTGGAGACAGCGATCATGGCCTCGATGCTATGCTCGCGCATGTCTTGTATGATGGCTGTCCTCTCGTTCGCTTCGTACATCTCAAAATGAATATGGGCATCCATCAAAGGCTGCCGCTCCGGCTTTATTAATGGTGAAAGATCTGAACTCATCAGCGTATTCCTTCCTTTCCTGAACGTTCATTTTCACCTTTTACTATACATTTATGGCAGGTCAAATGCTATATCCTCGTGAAATATGGCGGATATGTCGTACAATATTAATTATGCGACATGACAACACGTCAACAGGAGGCTAATACCATGGAGCTACATAACTATATGATGGAGGTTTCGGAACAATATTTTTTCCATTCGCTGAGCCAAGAATATGGTGATGAGCAGATCATACAAATGTATCTGGCAGCATGTGCCAAGGTACCCAATACGAGAAGAAATTATTATCGCGCACTTGAACATTTTCGTGAGTTTTTATCAGGTATGCCAATGAAGGATGTTACCTGGAGGGAAATCGAGGCTTATAAGCTCTACTTGTCACAGGGAATTTATCGAGAGGGCGGGAGATCCCTCGCACCAGCGAGTGTTGCAGCATTTATCGCACCGTTGAAGTCCTTCTATAAATGGGGGAGCGACAGCAGTATCGGTATTTTTGAAAATAACCCAACGCTGAGTACAAAAATCCCGCAAATTGCTATAACAAGCCGCAAAAATTTCTTGACCAAAAAAGAAGTCGGTAAGCTGCTGGATAGTCTGCGTGAACAAAGTCTGCGTAACTATTTGATTGGACTTTCCCTCGTCATGCTTGGACTACGTGTCTCTGAGCTTACTCATATTCGTTGGGGAGATTTCCATACAGATCCACTGGAAACGTCGATCTGGCTAACGATTTCTTATGCTAAGCGCGGGAAAATCCGTGAAGTGAAGATTCCGCATAAACTGTGGAATTTGTATACCGAGCATGCTCAGAGCCTCGAAGAGAGCAATGATCCAGATCCGGACCTTCTCCTGTTTCCAATTTCACCCAGGCAGATTCAGCGTATTATTCGGGAAGCAGGTGAGCGGTGCAATTTGAGCAAGAAGCCTACTCCGCACTGGCTGAGACATACGAATGCAACCCTGGCGCTGCTGCAGGGAGCATCACTGCAACAGGTTCAGGAGAGCCTTGGACACTCGCATATTAATACAACTCAGAGATACTTACATACAGTAGAACAATTAAAGAAAGCGGCCCCTGATTTTGTTCAGGATTGTTTACAGGAGTTCATTTAAGTGGAGGAGAGAAAATTACTGCAATAATGCTGGCTTTTGTCATCTAGCGGCATGTGAATTTAAAAATTACTGCAAAAATGCAGCTTTTTCTTTATTAAATGCCCGATTTGAGGAGAAATTATAAAAATTCCTGCATATTTGCAGGAATTGTATTGGGATTTAAGAGTATCAAGTGGAAAAGCTGCATACCTGCAGTTTTCTACAATATTTCGAATTTAGTGAAGCTGTCATGTCCGTAGAGAGAGAAATCCCCCTGCTATGCATGTATAAGTAGTGAATAGCATGACATTTTTACAGAATTCATCCGAATATTTTCCAACTCTATTAAAATGTCAAGCATAAATTTAATAAATTGAATCTTTTTTCCTACAAATGTGACTTTATAGCTGTGCAAACGTTGTTCTTTTGTCCTATAATGTTAAATAGTTACAATAACAAACCTTACCAATACTCGTTCTTTTTGCATACTCTACGTCGCATAATTAATATTGTACGACATCATTCCCGTGATGATCATATTTTATTCATATCGGCTAAATTCCGGTATATTTCTACTCTTGATAGGGTGGTAGATTTTTGAAAACTTAAGAGGGGGCGGGCCATAGGATAAGCGGGATAATTTGGTGTAACCAGAGCTTCAGGCAGACTAAGTTTTTAGGGGGATAAACGTGGTCGTTTCAGCTGATCTTATAGAACAACTGTATATAGATAAGCATTCAGATATGGCATCATGGATCAAGTTATTGTTGTACAAGCATCCTGAGATCTATCATCACTCTGTAAGAGTGGCTATGCTAGCCGAGAAGATAGCAAAGCCACTGGAATTGAGCATTGAAGATAAGGGGCAGCTGATTCGCGGCTGCTTCCTACATGATATAGGCAAGTCGATGATTCCCCGCGAGGTTGTGCTTCGGAAGGAATCGTTGTCAAAGAATCAACTTGAGATTATTAAGCTATACCCTATCATAGGGGCCGAGATGATTGAGAGTAATCCAGGATTTGGCTCGGATATTATTCATATCGTTAAGTATCATCAGGAGAGATGGGATGGAGGCGGGTATCCAGAGGGGCTAAATGGGGAAGAGATTCCTTATGCAGCTAGGATCTGCGCAGTAATCGATACCTTTGACCTGATGATGTCAAGCCGCAAGGGTAACAGGAAATACAAGGTTGGAGATGCTAAGCGTGAGTTATTGAAACTTCGAGGTACCGAGTTTGATCCTGAGATTGTGGACGCTTTGAACAAATTGCCGGATCAGGTTCTGAATATTCTTTCACTTGACTAGGTTTATCTGAAATATTGGACTAGAAATGGAGGACACATCATTGATGCAAGCAGGCCTACAAATTCTCGAGTACCCGGATGTAAGTGACAAGGAACTGAGAGAAGCAATGATGGCAGGGATGAGAGTCATAAATCTGCAAGTGGCGTTATCTTTGGAATGTGAGCAGCCTTTACTGCGTATTTGTATGATCGATGCCAAACTTAGAGCCGTTCATCAGGTGTTCGACAGCAATCCGAAGGTACCGATGTGGTTAGGTAAGGAAGCGAGCAGCGAAGTCTACCATACATCCTGGCTTATTGCCGTAGATACAGAGCCGGAGTATATCCAGCAGTGGGTCCTTCTGATGCAGGATGTCGATCAAGTAAAGATCACCGAGTATATTTACCAATAAAAAAACCAGCCGAAAGTGACGACAGTAGTCAATTCACAGCGGCTGGTTTTTTGTGCATTTGTTCGCGCATTTGAGCGGCGATCTCGCGCTTAAGCTCCAGGAAGCGAGGATCATCAATCAATTGCTCCGAGCGAGGACGGGCAAAAGGCACTTCGATCTTATGCAGTACGGACGCCGGTCTACTGGAAAATAAATAGATCGTATCAGACAGCATGAGGGCTTCCTCAATACTATGTGTGATCATAAGCACGGTGCGCTGATTCTCTTCCCATATATCGAGCAGCCAACGCTGCATATCGCTTCGGGTCAGGGCATCGAGCGCGCTGAAAGGTTCATCCAGACAGAGCACTTCCTGCGGAGCAAGCAGTCCACGTAAGAAGGAAGCACGCTGTTGCATACCGCCTGACAGCTTGTGCGGGTAAGCCTGTTCGAATTCGCCCAATCCGGCCTTGGCCAGCCAGGCTCTTGCTTCTTCGCGTGCCGCTTTAATCGGCATACCAGCAATTTCTCTGGACAGAATGACATTGTCGAGCGTACTGCGCCAAGGGAAAAGCGCTGGCTTCTGCGGAACATAGCTGATGTGGCCACGCTCGCCCGTGATGTCTGCGCCATGCAGCAGGACCTTGCCTGCGTCTGGATTGACCAGGCCGCCGATGACGTGGAATAAAGTACTCTTCCCGCAGCCGGACGGACCGATTATGGACACGAACTTCCCGATTGGAACGGTTAATGAGACATCATTCAGCACAGGTAAACTTTGCTTTCTTTCGCGAAATGCAAGGCGGGCCGTCTGGATTTCCAGAGCGGGAGGGGTCGGCTTATGCTTATTCATTTCTGTATTCATTGCGTAAGCCCCTTTCTATTTATCATCACTGGACGGATGGTAGCGGATAAGCCATTTCTCAATGAATGAGATAAGCAGGAACATCGCCAGGCTGATCGTTACGATAATCGCAATAGCGACAAATATTTTGTCAGTACGGAAGGAGGACTTCTGCAGCATCATATAATACCCGATTCCTTTGCTCGCACCGATCCATTCTGCAATGATCGCCCCCATGACGCTGTAGGTAGCGGCAATCTTCGCTCCAGACATGATCGCGGGTAGCGCATACGGCACCTCCAGCTTGGTGAAAATATTCCACTTCGAAGCCCCGGCCATCCGCATATAGTCCAGCATGACACGGTCTGTACGGCTTAATCCGTCCATGGCCGCCACTGCGACAGGAAAGAAGCAGACCAATGTAATGACGATGATCTTAGGCAGGATGCCAAATCCGAACCAGATCATAAGCAGGGGTGCCAAGGCGATGATCGGGACATTCTGACTGAGAATGATCAGCGGGTAGAGAGCCTTTCTGAGGAAAGGGATATAATGCAGTACAAAAGCGACCAACAGCCCGACAAGAATACCGATCGAGAAACCTAGCAGCATAAGTCTAAGCGTAGCCTGTGTGTGATCCCACAACCCGGCAGCACCAGCAGCCGCTTCATGAGCGATATCGGCAGGACTCGGCAGCGTCCACTTATTGATATGAAATAGAGATGTAGCTGTCTGCCATATAATGAGGAACAAGATGACCGCCACAAGGGGCGGCCATACACTGCTCCAGATACGACGAAGCCTCATGGACGATACTTCTCCGTCAGCTTATCCATGCTGGCACCTTCCGGATTGTAGTAGATTTTAATCTGGGAGATCACATTTTTGCTACCGAATTCGATGACAGCTTCGTTCATTTCTTTGATGATGTCCAGCAGGTGGCTTAGCTCGCCCTCCATCGTTGTCTCTAGCGGGCTCACCTGATATTTCACGCCAGAAGCCTGGATGACTTCAATTGCACGGTCGACGTAAGGAATCGAATCTTCCCCGCCCGGTGTCTTCGGAATAATCTGAATACTTACTAATGCATTAGCCATATATGGACATCCTCTCTGATACAAAATTTAAGAAACAAGTGGTTTACATTTGTAGCGCGGTCAATTCGTTATTTGTTCTCCGGTAGAAAATCATTCGTAAAAGCAGCATCTGCATCTAGCGGCTTCTCAATCAGCTTCTTCTCATACATCCAATCGGAGTAATTCTGCCATACGGATTGTTTCTGTTCACCCCAACGGGCAGCATCATCCTGGTATTTCGGGCTAAGCCATTTCTGGCTGGCGATGACCAGATCTTTATCGAGATCAGGTACGGCATTCAGCAGAATATCAGCTGCTTCCTCCGGATGCTGGATCGCATATTGATATCCTTTGGAGGTGGCACGTAGGAACGCCTTAATTAATTCAGGATCGTCCTTGATCTGCTTCTCATTGGTTGAAATAACCGGAGTGTAGTAATCGAGCTTATCCGAGTAGTCCTTCACGTAGAGCATATCAAGCGGCTCGCCACGCAACTCGGCTTCGATACCAGTCCAGGCATAGAAGATCCAGGCAAAATCGATATCTCTCTTCACGGCGGTGAAGAAGTCGGCTTCGCCCATATTGATAATTTTTACCTTATTAACATCTCCGCCATCGATATCCATGATCGATTTCATGACGGCCTCTTCGACGGGTGAACCCCAGCCGCCGTAGGTCTTGCCTTCAAAGTCCTTAGGTGCCTTGATGCTCCGGTCCACAGGCGCGGCGAAGCCGGATGTATTATGCTGAATAACGGCCGCGATCGAGACGAGGGGCACGCCTTGAGTACGACCTTGTGTCACGCTCTCCTGATAGCTGATTCCGAAAGGTACTTCACCGGATGCAACCATTGCGTCCGCACCGCCAGAGCCCGGCAGCAGTATGTCTAGCTTCAGGCCCTCCTCTTCATAGAACCCTTTGGCCTGTGCAACATAGAGACCGGTATGGTTCGTATTCGGACTCCAGTCCAGCACGAATTTAACATCACGCAGCTCCTTCGTCTGTCCTCCCGTTGCTGCATTTCCGTTAGCGGCCGATGTGTTGGCATTATTCGCTTTGCCGCAGCCCGCGATGATGACAAGCAGGCAGGACAAGGCAAGCAGAACCCATTTTGATCGATGCAATGATATTCCCTCCTTCAAGATGTCTAATCCGTATTCACTTCTAGAGGTAGTTCAAAAAGTCTAATTTTGATAAGAAAACCAATCGAGGCCAATTCAAGGATGAGCGACCGCGATTCAGTGGTAGGTTTTCTTGCGAAGTAACACTGAGAGCTTATTCGACATCGAATCTTGAATTCAGCCGGGCCTAAGCAAATGCTTACGAAGTCATGTTTCCTTCGGAAACATCTCAGGTGCTCACGTACCCACTACGTACGCTCCGCTCCTCAGGCCCTAGCTTCATCCAACTGAAGCGTTTTGAAAAAACGCACATCGGAAGCATAAGCTTCGGTGCTGAAAACCGAACTTTTTGAACACGTACTTCTAGAGGAACTTACACTTCTAGTGTTCCTGATCATTTCCGAATGAAGCCGGTAGTTAATAGGTTTAAATATACAGGATGCAAAAAAAGCGCCCCGGATCGGGACGCATAGGTGCACTTGAATATGAGCATAGCTTCATACCTGCATTTCTTCCTACGCTGGCATTACCCAGATCAGGTTAAAGGGTCAGTATCTTCTCGGGATACAATCTCAGCCGGCCTATTCCAGCTCCCCTGAACTATTGAACTACGGATTACAATTGCCATTATAGTTCGCTGTTGCAGATATGTCCAGTTAGAAAAATACAATACCGCGCTTCGACATCCGAAGAGATGGAGCCATTAACCGCAGAGGTAAAGGAGTTGCCACCTCGATCTGCAGCCACTTGTTCTGGTTGCCAATCTTGTTTAAGATAAGGTTAATCACTTCACGCTTCTGGATTTATGGGGTTCGTATCAGTCTGATTCGTAATGGCGCGATACTTCTTGAGCATGTAGAGCCGCCAGCGCACGATCATACCGAAGGCGAGAATGAAGAAAAGCGAGCCAGTCTGAAGAATGGAGACATATTGCTCGATTACTTCATGCAGAGCCAGCCGAATCACGAGCAGGCCGATCAGAATGAAGGCAAATCCGCTGGATCTTTTGGCAAATACTTGTCCGCCCTTCATCTCAAAATGGGTAGTGCGAATGAGCGGATAAGAGAACAGAAGCCAGCCAGCGGCAAAAGCGATGACTCCATACAGGACAGAAATACGCATCTGCGGCTCCACGAACATGGCGAAGCCGGTAGCCATACCGAGCGGAGGAATAATAATCTTCTTGATCGTCACCGGACGATTGCTGGCCTTAAGTCTAACGATGATGACAGATACGGCCATCAGAATCATAACAGCCGTCGCAATGATCCGCATATAAAAAGGGCTAATGGCGTCCATAATAACACCCCTTCTTTAATGAATTTGGTTGATCGGTTACGATAAATAATTCAACGTTTTGAAATACCTCTTAGGCGAAATCATTATATCATAAATCCTCACCATGATAATAATCACACGTAGATGTATGCATCAACCGGACCCGGGCTATAGAAGTGGGAACGGTCAAGTTATATAGAAACAAATTATAATCGAGAGGATGTAGTTTATGACGCAATTTGGTCTGAAGGATGAAATTCCAATTTATGTAGGTACATATGCAAAACCAGAGGAGCCGGGGATCTACTTATGCGGCTTGAATTTCCAGACAGGAGCTATGCGTGTCGTAAGCCACTTCTCCGGGATATTGAATCCATCCTTTGTCATTGTGAATGGCGAAGCTTCAAGACTGTACGCAGTGAGTGAACAGGCAGAAGGCCGTCTCGTCAGCTATAGAATCAATATTGCCAGCGGAGAGTTGACGGAGCTGGACTCCGTGCCAACAGAGGGCGCAGACCCTTGTCATCTTGCTTCACTGCCTAATGGTGACGTGATCGTCTCGAACTATTCCAGTGGGACCGTGAACCGCTTTGCCTTGGGTGAGCAAGGAGAAGCAAGCCGTTTGGCGGCGAAAGTTCAGCAAGTCGGCACAGGTCCGGTGACCGATCGTCAGGAGAAGGCTCATGCTCATAGCACCGTGACAGACTTAGAGGGGAAATACGCCTTTGCATCGGATCTGGGGGCCGATCGAATCTTTATTTATAGGATGCAGGATGGCGGTATGGTTCACCACGGCGAGGTAGCGTTACCTCCTGGGGCCGGCCCAAGACATTTCGTTCTTCATCCGAATGATCAATATGCCTATGGAATTAATGAGCTGAACAATACGATTACAATCTATAGCTATAACAAGGTGGAAGGTAGATTGGACATCATCGACCATGTCGTTACGATTCCTGAGGACTTTACAGGCGAGAGCTATCCTGCGGATATTCATTTGTCTGAGGACGGCTGTTATTTATACGGCTCCAATCGCGGCCATGACAGCATTGTACGCTTTGAAGTCGACGCGGTGACAGGCAAGCTTGTCGATCCAGAATGGACATCGACCGGGGGAAGCTGGCCGCGCAACTTCGCCGTGTTGGACGACTATGTGCTGGTCGCGAATCAATTCAGCGGCAATATTGTATCTTTCAAACGCGATGCCAATAGCGGCAAGCTGACAGCGACTGGGCAGGAGCTAGCCATAAGCCAGGCAGCCTGTGTTGAGCCCGTATTAGAGTAACGGAGGTAGTTCAACAACTCCCCTTTGATCATGTGGAATAGGATATTTTGAACACGAACTAATCATGTATTCTTATAAATCGGTAATCGGGGAGTCAGAAGCTCACCCGATCTGCCGATTTTTTTGATTGAATACGCTCGAAGCCGGAACTTATGATTTTCCAGTGAAAAAAACGTTTGACAAGAAAACCCAGTACATATAAAATAACACCATAACATACTAAACAGGTAGGAATAATTAAAGATGTTCTCACCGTACGGACGGAGGAACGCTCTACTTGCCTAGGCAGACACGGGTAGCGGCTCGGTTTGACCGTTGGGAGCAGGGCGTTTCTCCGTCTTTTGTTATAGATACAGAAGTAATCAGTGGAGCTGATGAGTTCTAAATTCTATTTCGAAGAAGACCAACCCCACCTTTGGGGTAACGGTCGCACAGCTATGAGCGGCCCCGTTAGAGGTTTTCTTATACGGTCGGGAAAGGTTCCTGCTTGCTTGGTAGGCAAGATACTATGGGAGAAGATGGGGAGTGATACGATGAGTAAATGGGTTAAGCAGAGTATTCTGGTCAGTTTGGTTCTGGCTATGTCGGTGGCACTGGTCGCCTGTGGCGGAGACAAAGCGAATGACAAAGCGAGTGCGACTGCTGGTGCGGATGGAGGCAAAGGGAAGAGCGTCCAGTTACTGAACGTATCCTACGACCCTACTCGGGAACTGTACGAGAGCTACAATAAAGCTTTTGCGACCTATTGGGAGAGGGAAAAAGGGCAGAAAGTAACGATACAGCAATCACATGGGGGTTCGGGGAAGCAGGCCCGGGCAGTTATTGATGGACTAGAGGCGGACGTTGTTACACTGGCACTAGGATATGATATAGACTCCGTGCAGGAGAGCGGATTGATAAATGAAGGCTGGCAGCAGAAATATGAACATAACAGCTCGCCATATACTTCGACGATCGTCTTCCTGGTGCGGAAGGGAAATCCAAAAGGAATCAAAGATTGGGATGATCTCATTAAGGACGGGGTAGAGGTCATCACTCCGAATCCGCAAACCTCGGGTGGTGCGCGCTGGAATTATCTCGCGGCCTGGAGTTATGCCCTGCATCATAACAATAATGACGAAGCTAAGGCTCAGGAGTTTGTCAAACAGTTGTTCGAACATGTTCCGGTTCTGGACAGTGGGGCTCGCGGTGCGACTACGACGTTCGTAGAGCGCGGACTAGGCGATGTGCTTCTTGCTTGGGAGAATGAAGCCTGGCTTGCAGTTAAGGAACTGGGCCCGGATAAATTCGATATCATCTATCCGTCGGAGAGTATTCTGGCTGAGCCGCCTGTTGCGGTCGTCGATAAAATCGTCGATAAGAAGGGGACTCGCGAGGTAGCAGAAGCTTATTTGAAATATCTATACACAGAAGAAGGGCAGACGATCGCAGCAGAGAACTATTACCGCCCGACCCTGGACAGCGTGAAGGAGAAGTTCAAGGATCAATTCCCTGACATCAAGCTATACACAATTGATGAAGTGTTCGGTGGCTGGACGGTAGCGCAGCCGAAGCATTTCAATGACGGTGGAATATTCAGTCAGATCTATGTTCCGAAATAATACGACCGCAACCAGCGGAGGAGCAAACCTGTGAGAGTGGTGGATCAGACAATATAGTGCGGACTTATGCTTCATTTTCAGTAGATGATCTGATTCGCCTTATGCAGGTAGAGAAAGGATGACTTTCATGCCAAGCAGGACGGACACCAGACGCGGAGTACTACCTGGATTCGGGCTGACGATGGGGTACAGCATTTTATATTTAAGCTTGATCGTATTAATTCCGTTATCCGCGCTGTTGTTGAATTCTACGGGACTAACCTGGGAGAAGTTCTGGTCGATTGCAACCGATCCGCGAGTATTAGCCTCTTACCGAGTAAGCTTCCTGACCGCAGCGGCGGCCGGATTGGTTGATGCAGTACTAGGATTGCTGCTTGCATGGGTTCTCGTTAGATATGAATTTCCAGGAAAAAAAATATTCGACGCAATGATCGACCTCCCGTTTGCGCTGCCAACCGCAGTTGCCGGGGTGTCGTTGACCGCGCTCTATTCATCCAAAGGCTGGCTAGGCTCATTTTTCGAACCGCTAGGCATCAAGACGGCGTTCTCGCCGCTGGGCATTACACTCGCCCTGATGTTTATCGGCATTCCGTTCGTGGTACGTACCGTACAGCCCGTACTACAAGATCTGGATGCAGAGGTCGAAGAGGCCGCTGCGACACTCGGAGCGAGCCGTCTTCGGACTTTCCGCTCCGTTATTTTACCGGAGCTACTCCCTCCGCTGCTCACGGGCTTTGCCCTCGCATTCTCCCGCGGCATTGGGGAATACGGTTCTGTCGTGTTCATCTCCGGCAATATGCCGATGAAGACCGAGATTGCGCCGCTGCTCATTATGTCGAAGCTGGAGCAATTCGATTATGCTGGTGCGACGGCGGTTGCGCTAATGTTACTCTTAATCTCTTTTGCACTTCTGCTGCTGATTAATTCATTGCAGAGCCGAGTGCGCAAGACGGCGCGTTGAGTATAGCCGGGATTCATCGAATTTATAAAGCCAAGGGAGGGGCGTCGTGTGGCAGGTTCAGTACCTTTAGCGGCAGCGAGAACAAATCCAGTTAGAAATCGCAGTACGAAAGAGTCGGGCATCGTCAAATGGACCTTAGTCAGCCTCGCCGTACTTGTTATTATGTGGCTGATCGGTCTGCCATTGATTGTCGTTCTAACAGAGGCCCTGAAGAAGGGCTGGAGCGTCTATGTGCAGGCTATTTCCGATCCCGATGCATTATCGGCATTAAGATTGACACTGCTTGTTGCAGTGATTACTGTACCGCTGAATACGATATTTGGCGTCGCGGCCGCATGGGCGATTACGAAGTTCAAATTTCGGGGAAGACAGCTTCTAATCACTTTGATCGATTTGCCATTTGCCGTGTCTCCGGTGATCGGCGGCTTGATCTACGTGCTAGTCTATGGTGTACATGGCTGGTTCGGGCCTTGGCTGCAGGATCATGATGTGAAGATTATTTTTGCATTGCCAGGCATTATTCTGGCCACGCTGTTCGTTACTTTTCCGTTCGTGGCCCGTGAGTTGATTCCGCTGATGGAGGATCAGGGGCAATTGGAGGAGGAAGCAGCGGTAACATTGGGTGCCAAAGGCTTCCGTATATTTTGGAAGGTGACGTTGCCAAATATCAAATGGGGTCTGCTGTACGGAATTATACTTTGTAATGCACGGGCGATGGGGGAATTCGGCGCTGTATCGGTTGTGTCTGGGCATATTCGCGGATCAACCAATACTCTTCCGCTGCATATTGAGATTTTGTATAACGAGTATCAATTCTCAGCTTCATTTGCAGTTGCTTCCTTACTGTTGTTACTGGCGCTGATCACCTTGCTGCTTAAGAGCTGGTTCACTCGCAAGAGCAGTCATTAAGTGGGTGAACAGCATAGAGTGATCTATGTTAGAGGGAGGTTCATCTGATCAAGCTGAGAACAGATTCTAAATATTATCGGGCAAGGGGGCTTCCACGAATGACCAAACCGCTGAAGGTAGACAATGTGTGGCTGGAGCGGATCGCGGAGATGTTGAATGAGATGGAATTCGGGTCGCTGAATATCGTTGTTCACGAGGGACAGATTGTCCAACTAGAACGTACGGAACGGAAACGTTATGAGGTTGGTGGAGGGGCGGCAAAAGCATCCGGATCGTCTCGGAATGTGGTTAAACCGCTGCGTAAGTCAGAATCTCGATAGACATATGATGAAAAAAGGAATTAGGATGAGAAAAGACCGTTATAGGGCAGGATGTCCTCTAACGGTCTTTGTCGTTGTTGATGATGCTGTCCGTATTCTCGGCCAGGGATGTTGCGATATGCTCCTCAGTCATCGGCAAGGCGCTAATCGTAGGATCAGACGAGAGATTGGTCTGGTAGTGTCCAACAAAGGGACGTGCTTTGCGCGGTTTGCTCCTCGTGAATAAGAATCCGCCCAGGAATAATAGAACTTGAGCTGCCGCAATATATGGAGCGATAACGGGACTGATGAAGTGGAGTAAATACATAGCAGCAATGAAGATGGCCCATAATCGCAACAGTATTGATCCTTCTCCGGGCCGGAATCCGCCCATTAGTGCAGGGTATAGGAGCAGCAGGGCGAATAGAGCGGAACCGAAGCGTGAATAGAAATAGACCGTGTCCAAGGAGTTCGAGCCCAGGAAGCTGACATCAGCACCGGTCCAGCGCAGCAGCA
The window above is part of the Paenibacillus lutimineralis genome. Proteins encoded here:
- a CDS encoding lactonase family protein encodes the protein MTQFGLKDEIPIYVGTYAKPEEPGIYLCGLNFQTGAMRVVSHFSGILNPSFVIVNGEASRLYAVSEQAEGRLVSYRINIASGELTELDSVPTEGADPCHLASLPNGDVIVSNYSSGTVNRFALGEQGEASRLAAKVQQVGTGPVTDRQEKAHAHSTVTDLEGKYAFASDLGADRIFIYRMQDGGMVHHGEVALPPGAGPRHFVLHPNDQYAYGINELNNTITIYSYNKVEGRLDIIDHVVTIPEDFTGESYPADIHLSEDGCYLYGSNRGHDSIVRFEVDAVTGKLVDPEWTSTGGSWPRNFAVLDDYVLVANQFSGNIVSFKRDANSGKLTATGQELAISQAACVEPVLE
- a CDS encoding sulfate ABC transporter substrate-binding protein; translated protein: MSKWVKQSILVSLVLAMSVALVACGGDKANDKASATAGADGGKGKSVQLLNVSYDPTRELYESYNKAFATYWEREKGQKVTIQQSHGGSGKQARAVIDGLEADVVTLALGYDIDSVQESGLINEGWQQKYEHNSSPYTSTIVFLVRKGNPKGIKDWDDLIKDGVEVITPNPQTSGGARWNYLAAWSYALHHNNNDEAKAQEFVKQLFEHVPVLDSGARGATTTFVERGLGDVLLAWENEAWLAVKELGPDKFDIIYPSESILAEPPVAVVDKIVDKKGTREVAEAYLKYLYTEEGQTIAAENYYRPTLDSVKEKFKDQFPDIKLYTIDEVFGGWTVAQPKHFNDGGIFSQIYVPK
- the cysT gene encoding sulfate ABC transporter permease subunit CysT; the protein is MTFMPSRTDTRRGVLPGFGLTMGYSILYLSLIVLIPLSALLLNSTGLTWEKFWSIATDPRVLASYRVSFLTAAAAGLVDAVLGLLLAWVLVRYEFPGKKIFDAMIDLPFALPTAVAGVSLTALYSSKGWLGSFFEPLGIKTAFSPLGITLALMFIGIPFVVRTVQPVLQDLDAEVEEAAATLGASRLRTFRSVILPELLPPLLTGFALAFSRGIGEYGSVVFISGNMPMKTEIAPLLIMSKLEQFDYAGATAVALMLLLISFALLLLINSLQSRVRKTAR
- the cysW gene encoding sulfate ABC transporter permease subunit CysW encodes the protein MAGSVPLAAARTNPVRNRSTKESGIVKWTLVSLAVLVIMWLIGLPLIVVLTEALKKGWSVYVQAISDPDALSALRLTLLVAVITVPLNTIFGVAAAWAITKFKFRGRQLLITLIDLPFAVSPVIGGLIYVLVYGVHGWFGPWLQDHDVKIIFALPGIILATLFVTFPFVARELIPLMEDQGQLEEEAAVTLGAKGFRIFWKVTLPNIKWGLLYGIILCNARAMGEFGAVSVVSGHIRGSTNTLPLHIEILYNEYQFSASFAVASLLLLLALITLLLKSWFTRKSSH
- a CDS encoding YezD family protein encodes the protein MTKPLKVDNVWLERIAEMLNEMEFGSLNIVVHEGQIVQLERTERKRYEVGGGAAKASGSSRNVVKPLRKSESR